In a genomic window of Microcebus murinus isolate Inina chromosome 17, M.murinus_Inina_mat1.0, whole genome shotgun sequence:
- the SIGLEC15 gene encoding sialic acid-binding Ig-like lectin 15, whose protein sequence is MERSIRLLACLACVVPMGSFVRTKRDTTENLLNTEVHSAPAQRWSMQVPAEVSATAGDAAVLPCTFTHPHRHYDGPLTAIWRAGEPYSGPQVFRCAAARGSELCQTALSLHGRFRLLGNPRRNDLSLRVERVALADDGRYFCRVEFAGDVHDRYESRHGLRLHVMAAPRIVNISVLPGPAHAFRALCTAEGEPPPALAWSGPALGNDSAAVPGPAQGLGHQVTAELPALTHDGRYTCTAANSLGRAEASVYLFRFRGAARASVVLVLLGALGLKALLLVGVLVARAARSSAEHPATQDTPPRPQAQESNYENLSRMNSRDPAAAMCSP, encoded by the exons GTTCGTTTGTGAGAACTAAAAGAGATACTACCGAGAACTTGCTCAACACAGaggtacaca GCGCGCCGGCGCAGCGCTGGTCCATGCAGGTGCCGGCCGAGGTGAGCGCGACGGCGGGCGACGCGGCTGTGCTGCCGTGCACCTTCACGCACCCGCACCGCCACTACGACGGGCCGCTGACGGCCATCTGGCGCGCGGGCGAGCCGTACTCGGGCCCGCAGGTGTTCCGGTGCGCGGCGGCGCGGGGCAGCGAGCTCTGCCAGACCGCGCTGAGCCTGCACGGCCGCTTCCGGCTGCTGGGCAACCCGCGCCGCAACGACCTGTCGCTGCGCGTCGAGCGCGTCGCCCTGGCCGACGACGGCCGCTACTTCTGCCGCGTCGAGTTCGCCGGCGACGTCCACGACCGCTACGAGAGCCGCCATGGCCTCCGGCTGCACGTGATGG CCGCGCCACGGATCGTCAATATCTCGGTGCTGCCCGGCCCGGCGCACGCCTTCCGCGCGCTCTGCACCGCCGAAGGGGAGCCGCCGCCCGCCCTCGCCTGGTCCGGCCCGGCCCTGGGCAACGACTCGGCCGCCGTGCCGGGCCCGGCTCAGGGTCTCGGCCACCAGGTGACCGCCGAGCTGCCCGCGCTGACCCATGACGGCCGCTACACGTGTACGGCCGCCAACAGCCTGGGCCGCGCCGAGGCCAGCGTCTACTTGTTCCGCTTCCGCGGCGCGGCCAGGGCCTCGGTCGTCCTTGTCCTGCTCGGCGCGCTCGGCCTCAAGGCGCTGCTGCTGGTCGGCGTCCTGGTCGCCCGCGCCGCCCGCAGCAGCGCAG AGCACCCGGCCACCCAGGACACCCCACCAAG GCCCCAGGCTCAGGAGTCCAATTATGAAAATTTGAGCCGGATGAACTCCCGGGACCCAGCAGCAGCCATGTGCTCACCGTGA